A genomic region of Runella rosea contains the following coding sequences:
- the dapA gene encoding 4-hydroxy-tetrahydrodipicolinate synthase, translated as MDTRFLGVGVALVTPFDANHDIDFPALQKLLHFVSDSGVNYLVVQGTTGETSTTTAQEKLDLLKFVQENNPKKLPIVYGLGGNNTRAVLETFKQTDLTGVDAVLSVCPYYNKPSQKGLIAHFTAIADASPVPVFLYNVPGRTVVNMKVETIAELAKLPNIIGIKDACGNFDQYMELASECPSDFLLISGDDNHVTPMVSVGWRGVISVIANAFPKEFTEMTWHAIEGRMDEAAAIQYRFLDMDAPLYAESNPVGIKKCLEIKGICSSEVRLPLVKASDELGMTLKAIMEKEGLI; from the coding sequence ATGGACACCAGATTTTTAGGCGTAGGCGTTGCGCTTGTGACCCCTTTTGACGCTAACCACGACATTGATTTTCCTGCTCTCCAAAAACTCCTTCACTTTGTAAGCGATAGTGGCGTTAACTACCTTGTGGTACAGGGTACTACGGGAGAAACATCGACCACCACCGCTCAGGAAAAGCTGGATTTGCTCAAGTTTGTGCAGGAAAACAACCCTAAAAAGCTCCCCATTGTGTATGGGTTGGGAGGAAACAACACCCGCGCGGTGCTGGAAACATTCAAACAAACGGATTTGACGGGCGTCGATGCAGTTTTGTCGGTATGTCCTTACTATAATAAACCTTCGCAAAAAGGCCTGATTGCGCATTTTACGGCCATTGCCGACGCAAGCCCCGTACCCGTTTTTCTGTATAACGTACCCGGACGGACGGTGGTCAACATGAAAGTAGAAACCATTGCAGAATTGGCAAAACTCCCCAATATCATCGGTATCAAAGATGCGTGCGGGAATTTTGACCAGTACATGGAACTTGCCAGCGAATGCCCGAGTGATTTTCTTTTGATTTCGGGAGACGATAACCACGTGACACCGATGGTAAGCGTGGGCTGGAGAGGAGTTATTTCGGTGATTGCCAACGCATTCCCCAAAGAATTTACGGAAATGACCTGGCACGCTATTGAAGGCCGCATGGATGAAGCCGCCGCTATTCAGTACCGTTTTCTGGACATGGATGCGCCGTTGTACGCCGAGTCTAATCCAGTAGGAATCAAAAAGTGCCTCGAAATCAAAGGCATTTGCAGCAGTGAGGTGCGTTTGCCGTTGGTCAAAGCTTCAGATGAACTGGGCATGACGCTGAAAGCAATTATGGAAAAAGAAGGGCTGATATAA
- a CDS encoding aspartate aminotransferase family protein yields the protein MTPALSHRQQLFYNHLAQTSDFPLALDIERAEGIYLYGQNGQRYIDMISGIAVSNVGHRHPQVLEAIHNQLDKYLHLMVYGEYIETPQVKLAEALVKTLAGFKTLPRFGSLDNVYFTNSGTEAVEGAMKLAKRFTGRSEIISCFNAYHGSTQGALSLAGAEFFKRSFRPLLPDVRHIRHGILEDLEKITTRTAAVIIEVISGEAGVRVPTEAYHQALRKRCDETGTLLIFDEIQTGFGRTGTFWAFEHYNVVPDVLLCAKGMGGGMPIGAFIASKEIMSVFKNNPILGHITTFGGHPVSCAASLATLEVVQDILDGTRGNGENEELSINEKGDLIKRLLIHPKIKEIRGRGLMLAVEFASFDVLKPIIDRAIQNSQNGGGVITDWFLFCDNSMRLAPPLVISEAQIREACAIILGAID from the coding sequence ATGACCCCCGCACTTTCTCACCGACAACAGCTTTTTTATAACCACCTCGCTCAAACCTCCGATTTTCCGTTGGCACTAGACATCGAGCGAGCCGAGGGAATCTATTTATACGGTCAAAACGGCCAACGCTACATCGACATGATTTCGGGAATTGCCGTCAGCAACGTGGGGCATCGGCACCCACAAGTGCTGGAAGCTATTCATAATCAGTTGGATAAATACCTGCATTTGATGGTGTATGGCGAATATATCGAAACCCCGCAGGTCAAACTTGCCGAAGCGTTGGTTAAAACCTTGGCAGGGTTCAAAACCCTGCCAAGGTTCGGGTCATTAGACAATGTCTATTTTACCAACTCTGGCACCGAAGCCGTGGAAGGAGCCATGAAGTTGGCCAAGCGTTTTACGGGTCGTTCCGAAATTATTTCCTGCTTTAATGCCTACCACGGCTCTACCCAGGGCGCGTTGAGTTTGGCGGGGGCGGAGTTTTTTAAGCGGAGTTTTCGCCCTTTATTACCTGATGTTCGTCATATTCGGCACGGAATACTCGAAGATTTAGAGAAAATTACGACCCGTACGGCGGCGGTGATTATTGAGGTGATTTCGGGAGAAGCGGGCGTACGCGTACCGACCGAAGCCTATCACCAAGCCCTGCGAAAACGCTGCGACGAGACAGGAACACTCCTGATTTTTGATGAAATTCAAACGGGCTTTGGCCGAACGGGTACCTTCTGGGCGTTTGAACACTACAACGTGGTGCCCGATGTGCTTTTGTGCGCCAAAGGCATGGGCGGCGGCATGCCCATCGGAGCCTTCATTGCGTCCAAAGAAATCATGTCTGTTTTTAAAAATAATCCGATTTTAGGGCATATAACCACTTTTGGTGGCCATCCAGTGAGTTGTGCGGCTTCGTTGGCCACGTTGGAAGTGGTGCAGGATATTTTGGACGGAACAAGGGGAAACGGAGAAAATGAGGAATTGAGCATTAATGAGAAAGGAGATTTGATTAAAAGATTATTGATTCATCCAAAAATTAAAGAAATCCGTGGGCGAGGGTTAATGCTGGCGGTAGAGTTTGCATCCTTTGACGTGTTGAAACCCATCATCGACCGGGCCATTCAAAACAGCCAAAATGGCGGCGGTGTTATTACGGATTGGTTCTTATTTTGTGATAATTCCATGAGATTGGCGCCGCCTTTGGTTATTTCTGAAGCGCAGATTCGCGAAGCCTGTGCGATAATTTTGGGAGCGATTGATTAA
- a CDS encoding M14 metallopeptidase family protein: MRKFTFILAGLLLALQSFAQLQSPQQFFGFAPGEQMVPTHRLYQYADHAASQVPAKVKVMSYGQTFEKRPLMMVVVSSEENMKNLEQIRTDHLKSIGMLAGQPTSKTRPAVIWMSYNVHGNEATNSAAFPKVLHELLAGGTVSDKILKNAVIILAPCLNPDGHDRYVNWYNQKIGTSPNANTSAWEHGEPWPGGRYTHYLFDPNRDWAWQTQEIMQQLVAVYHQWMPHVHGDFHEMGPNSPYYFAPSAKPYHEDITPWQREMQDVVGTYNKRYFDRNNWLYYTRERFDLFYPSYGDTWPTYNGAIAMTYEQGGGGIAGLAYERTEEGDTLRLTDRVAHVAAASIATMEAIADRSAKVVDEFIKFYDRNQNNPLGNYKSYVIKAAGEEGRIKALKELLDKNQIRYGYATDSKSLTGYNYLNQKDEAFKTDAGDLVISAYQPKSNLLKILFETKPKLEDSVTYDITSWCVPLAFGAKTYGVKEKLTPGAQPAATVQPATGMVNKPYAYLVNWKSAEDAKFLAAVLKQKIRVRAAEKPFEIGGKAYAQGTLVITRAGNELLGDAFDKIIRAEATKLGITLNATEGGGATKGSDFGSDYVFNLKAAPRIGLIAGEGTSMTAVGEVWHFFDQELKYPITLIDPNSRFTSILPFAKLDVLIIPTSFGANILRESQFPALREWLRGGGKLILLENATSLLADKEGFGLKNKKEDGKKMDKKTSADSLKVYGNREREAVSDDTPGSIYRIKLDNSHPLAFGFPDHFFALVNNTYNYDFLKDGWNVGYLKKEKESYVAGFTGKNAKEKLQNALFYGVEEIGRGKVIYMANDPLFRGFWYNGKLLFSNAVFMVP; this comes from the coding sequence ATGAGAAAATTTACGTTCATTTTAGCAGGATTACTCCTGGCACTTCAATCCTTTGCTCAACTCCAATCTCCCCAACAATTTTTCGGTTTTGCCCCTGGCGAACAAATGGTTCCTACGCACCGGTTGTACCAATACGCTGATCATGCTGCCTCTCAGGTTCCTGCCAAGGTGAAAGTGATGTCGTATGGCCAAACGTTTGAAAAACGCCCCTTGATGATGGTCGTGGTTAGTTCCGAAGAAAACATGAAGAACTTGGAGCAAATTCGGACCGACCACCTCAAAAGCATTGGAATGTTGGCTGGTCAGCCCACGAGCAAAACTCGCCCAGCCGTGATTTGGATGAGCTACAACGTACACGGCAACGAAGCCACCAACTCCGCCGCATTTCCCAAGGTATTGCACGAACTATTGGCGGGTGGAACCGTGTCTGACAAAATCTTAAAAAACGCCGTTATCATTCTCGCGCCTTGTCTCAACCCCGACGGCCACGACCGGTATGTAAACTGGTACAACCAAAAAATAGGAACTTCGCCCAACGCCAATACCTCCGCCTGGGAACACGGCGAGCCGTGGCCAGGTGGTCGATACACGCACTATTTGTTTGACCCCAACCGCGATTGGGCTTGGCAAACGCAGGAAATTATGCAACAGTTGGTTGCAGTATATCACCAATGGATGCCGCACGTTCACGGCGATTTTCACGAAATGGGGCCCAACAGTCCGTATTATTTTGCACCTTCGGCTAAGCCATACCACGAAGATATTACCCCTTGGCAACGCGAAATGCAGGATGTGGTCGGAACTTATAACAAACGTTATTTTGACCGTAACAACTGGTTGTACTACACGCGTGAGCGCTTCGATTTGTTTTACCCCAGCTATGGCGACACTTGGCCTACCTACAACGGTGCCATTGCGATGACCTACGAACAAGGTGGCGGCGGCATCGCCGGATTGGCCTACGAGCGGACCGAAGAAGGCGATACCTTGCGCCTTACCGACCGTGTAGCCCACGTGGCAGCGGCCAGTATTGCTACCATGGAAGCCATTGCCGACCGCTCAGCAAAAGTAGTGGACGAATTCATTAAATTTTATGATCGTAACCAAAACAACCCGCTTGGAAACTATAAGTCGTACGTGATAAAAGCCGCGGGCGAAGAAGGTCGTATTAAGGCATTGAAAGAATTATTGGATAAAAACCAAATTCGCTACGGATACGCCACCGACTCCAAGTCATTGACGGGTTATAATTACTTAAATCAAAAAGACGAAGCCTTTAAAACCGACGCGGGCGATTTGGTCATCAGCGCCTATCAGCCCAAATCCAACCTGTTGAAAATATTATTTGAAACCAAGCCAAAACTGGAAGATTCGGTGACGTATGACATTACGTCGTGGTGCGTTCCGTTGGCATTTGGGGCCAAAACCTACGGTGTTAAAGAGAAGCTTACGCCCGGCGCGCAACCAGCCGCCACTGTCCAACCCGCAACGGGCATGGTAAATAAGCCTTACGCCTACCTTGTCAATTGGAAATCAGCCGAAGATGCCAAGTTTTTGGCCGCGGTTCTTAAACAAAAAATACGCGTTCGGGCGGCCGAAAAGCCGTTTGAAATTGGCGGTAAAGCTTACGCGCAAGGAACGCTTGTCATTACCCGCGCAGGCAACGAACTGCTAGGCGATGCCTTTGACAAAATCATTCGGGCAGAAGCCACCAAACTTGGCATCACCCTCAACGCCACCGAGGGCGGTGGGGCTACTAAAGGCTCTGATTTTGGTTCTGATTATGTATTTAACCTGAAAGCAGCTCCGCGCATCGGCCTGATTGCGGGCGAAGGCACCTCAATGACCGCCGTGGGCGAAGTGTGGCATTTCTTCGATCAAGAACTCAAATACCCCATCACACTGATTGACCCCAACAGCCGCTTTACAAGCATCCTTCCGTTTGCGAAACTGGACGTGTTGATTATTCCTACTTCGTTTGGTGCAAATATCCTGCGCGAAAGCCAATTTCCTGCATTGCGCGAGTGGTTGCGCGGGGGCGGCAAATTGATTTTGTTAGAAAATGCTACCTCATTATTGGCCGATAAAGAAGGATTTGGCCTCAAAAACAAAAAAGAGGACGGCAAAAAAATGGACAAAAAAACATCGGCCGACTCGCTCAAAGTATACGGCAACCGTGAGCGTGAGGCGGTTTCGGACGATACCCCCGGTAGTATTTACCGTATCAAACTTGACAATTCGCACCCGTTAGCCTTTGGTTTCCCTGACCATTTCTTTGCTTTGGTCAACAACACTTACAACTACGACTTCCTAAAAGATGGTTGGAACGTAGGGTATTTGAAGAAAGAAAAAGAGAGCTATGTGGCTGGATTTACGGGTAAAAATGCCAAAGAAAAACTGCAAAATGCGCTGTTTTACGGCGTTGAAGAAATTGGACGCGGCAAGGTGATTTACATGGCAAACGACCCGCTCTTCCGTGGTTTCTGGTACAACGGCAAACTGTTGTTTTCCAACGCGGTATTTATGGTTCCTTAA
- a CDS encoding MATE family efflux transporter, whose amino-acid sequence MRREIFETIKLSIPIIIAQLGVILMGVTDNLMVGRFLGAVPLGAAGLATSLSFLVTSIGFGGLGVIAVLISQAKGQNDTAEIGRLFRAGLYVAILMSIVLGLVGMAIGMNMDALGQTPEVARLAEPFMYYLSISTLPLLIFVAARQLADGLSYTRVAMIVTVSALCFNALVNWLLINGIWIFPKMGLNGAAAGTLLSRIYMAVAILVYIYKTKHFSRYLVAARRVSTELVVKILRLSVSVGFQFFFEVAAFSLAVVMIGWLGESQLAAHQIAINLASTTYMMATGIASAGAIRVGRAFGEQQPKNVRSAGTAAFVLVAAFMGVWCITFLTASDFLVSLYLKDNPEVTQIAATLMIYAGFFQLSDGIQATGLGTLRGVSDVNVPTIITLIAYWGISLPLSYVLAFTFQMDVEGIWIALSAGLTFSAVFLTIRFYRLVRLKRPEPSNLPIA is encoded by the coding sequence ATGCGTCGCGAAATTTTTGAAACGATTAAGTTAAGTATTCCCATCATCATTGCCCAACTCGGCGTTATTCTCATGGGCGTTACCGACAATCTGATGGTTGGGCGTTTTCTGGGTGCGGTGCCATTGGGCGCCGCAGGCTTGGCTACTTCGCTGTCGTTTCTGGTCACGAGCATTGGTTTTGGTGGATTAGGCGTCATTGCGGTGCTCATTTCCCAAGCCAAAGGACAAAATGATACGGCCGAAATCGGGCGGTTGTTTCGGGCGGGGCTTTACGTAGCCATTTTAATGAGTATTGTACTAGGACTCGTAGGGATGGCCATTGGAATGAATATGGACGCTTTAGGCCAAACACCCGAAGTAGCCCGCTTGGCTGAGCCATTCATGTACTATTTAAGCATTTCTACCTTGCCGTTATTGATATTTGTGGCAGCCCGGCAGTTAGCCGACGGGCTTTCCTATACACGAGTGGCCATGATTGTAACCGTTTCGGCCCTATGTTTCAATGCTTTGGTCAACTGGTTACTGATTAATGGTATCTGGATTTTTCCAAAAATGGGCCTCAACGGAGCCGCCGCAGGAACGCTGTTATCGCGCATCTATATGGCGGTGGCTATTCTGGTCTATATCTATAAAACCAAACATTTTTCACGGTATCTTGTGGCCGCCCGTCGCGTAAGTACCGAACTAGTGGTCAAAATCTTACGGTTATCCGTCTCCGTCGGGTTTCAGTTTTTCTTTGAGGTAGCCGCTTTTTCACTGGCAGTAGTCATGATTGGCTGGCTGGGTGAAAGTCAGTTGGCCGCCCACCAAATCGCCATCAATTTAGCTTCCACCACTTACATGATGGCCACGGGTATTGCCTCAGCGGGAGCCATCCGCGTGGGACGTGCTTTTGGTGAGCAACAGCCAAAAAACGTGCGCAGTGCGGGTACGGCCGCTTTTGTGTTGGTTGCGGCATTTATGGGCGTATGGTGCATTACATTCCTGACGGCGAGTGATTTTCTTGTGTCTCTCTACCTGAAAGACAATCCAGAAGTAACGCAAATTGCGGCAACACTCATGATATACGCGGGTTTTTTTCAACTCTCCGACGGCATTCAGGCAACGGGTCTGGGTACATTGCGTGGCGTATCAGATGTCAATGTCCCCACCATTATCACACTGATAGCCTACTGGGGGATTTCCCTCCCCTTGAGTTATGTATTGGCTTTTACCTTCCAAATGGATGTCGAAGGAATTTGGATTGCTCTCTCGGCGGGGCTTACGTTTTCGGCGGTTTTTCTGACCATTCGATTCTACCGATTGGTGCGCTTAAAACGACCCGAACCCTCCAATTTGCCCATAGCGTAG
- a CDS encoding serine hydrolase: MNPRYSFVLLCLLTFVTFAQKKNTPLPPSDPLTGFDAFVNQMLVEWRVPGASVAIVKDGKLLYAKGYGFKDIKKNLPVTEKTLFPIASCTKSFTSAALAILADEGKLDWNKPIKEYLPDFQLQDEFATRTIAARDLVSHRTGLARHDLTWLYANLGRQSLYQNLKYLPLSKPLYAQYQYNNLMFMTAGVLIERVSGKSWENFLREKILQPLGMNQTVLTYPELFQKEDYALSYRDSNGQWTEQGFGSNVDAIGPAGSIKSNVVEMANWLIMQLNKGKFGDKQIVSAANLKENHTPQIIVSPAEATFSELGYASYGMGWSINTYRGHLRLAHNGSIEGYRSQMAFFPNDNIGVVILTNTGAVDYYFVNAVCNYFSDKWLNLPVIDWTPRLKNAQVEAKAKQEKAKLDNASKRKNNTAPSHIPDSYAGTFEHPAYGTFVLEPKTDGTYVGAFHGLPFTLTHYHYDIFEGTGIFDQTKFDFKIGPTGEIERVTLHLANAGEIGFQKVIK; this comes from the coding sequence ATGAATCCCCGTTACTCCTTCGTCCTCCTTTGTTTACTCACGTTTGTCACTTTTGCCCAAAAGAAAAACACCCCTCTCCCACCCTCCGATCCACTGACTGGCTTTGATGCGTTTGTCAACCAAATGCTTGTGGAATGGCGCGTACCAGGGGCATCGGTGGCCATTGTGAAAGATGGTAAACTTCTGTACGCCAAAGGTTATGGATTCAAAGACATCAAGAAAAATTTACCCGTTACGGAAAAAACCCTTTTCCCGATTGCCTCCTGTACCAAATCGTTTACATCGGCGGCGTTAGCGATTCTGGCCGATGAGGGAAAACTGGATTGGAACAAACCCATCAAAGAATACCTTCCTGATTTTCAATTGCAGGACGAATTTGCCACGAGAACCATTGCAGCCCGAGATTTGGTGTCTCATCGCACTGGCCTCGCCCGCCACGACCTCACGTGGCTTTATGCCAATCTGGGACGTCAGAGTTTATACCAAAACCTGAAATACTTGCCACTTTCAAAGCCCCTGTACGCCCAGTACCAATACAACAATTTGATGTTTATGACCGCAGGCGTTTTGATTGAACGCGTCTCTGGCAAAAGTTGGGAAAACTTTTTACGGGAAAAAATCCTGCAACCGCTCGGCATGAACCAAACAGTGCTTACTTATCCAGAACTATTTCAGAAAGAGGACTATGCACTTTCGTACCGCGACTCCAACGGCCAATGGACAGAACAGGGGTTTGGCAGCAACGTGGATGCTATCGGTCCAGCGGGGTCCATCAAATCCAACGTGGTTGAAATGGCTAATTGGCTCATCATGCAACTCAATAAAGGGAAGTTTGGGGACAAACAAATCGTTTCGGCCGCTAATCTAAAAGAAAACCATACCCCGCAAATTATCGTATCACCCGCCGAGGCAACGTTTAGCGAGTTGGGTTATGCTTCTTACGGCATGGGATGGAGCATCAACACCTACCGTGGGCACCTCCGACTAGCCCACAATGGCTCGATTGAAGGGTACCGTTCACAAATGGCTTTTTTCCCCAACGACAATATCGGCGTCGTGATTCTCACCAATACGGGGGCCGTAGATTATTATTTTGTCAATGCAGTATGCAATTATTTCTCCGACAAATGGCTCAATTTACCCGTCATTGACTGGACTCCTCGCCTCAAAAACGCCCAAGTCGAAGCAAAAGCAAAGCAGGAAAAGGCAAAACTCGACAACGCCTCAAAACGCAAAAACAATACTGCCCCCTCCCACATACCCGATTCTTACGCTGGAACCTTTGAGCATCCTGCCTACGGCACCTTTGTGCTGGAGCCCAAAACCGACGGCACTTACGTAGGTGCTTTTCATGGGCTTCCCTTCACGCTCACACATTATCACTACGATATATTTGAAGGCACTGGCATCTTTGACCAAACGAAATTTGATTTTAAAATAGGACCAACGGGCGAAATCGAACGGGTGACTCTCCACTTGGCCAATGCTGGAGAAATTGGTTTTCAAAAAGTGATTAAATAA
- a CDS encoding Gfo/Idh/MocA family protein produces MKSRRDFLLKIGGSALTLPLVSALTPAEAAVLPETSPVADKQLRVVLVGLGSYAERVATAMKDCKIAKLVGGVTGTPEKVGKWSDKFGLDKANFYDYKDFEKIKDNPNIDAVYITLPNSMHHEYTLRAAKMGKHVICEKPMSVSVKQAQEMIAACKKANVKLYIGYRLHFEPYTRELIRMRESGELGKIMHVNTYDGFKSGNPNQWRLKKALAGGGALMDVGIYCINGARYATGEEPIWVSAEEAKTDPVKFKEVDETVTWQMGFPSGVIASCSTTYNFNNFERLYVIGEKGFVELGPAFGYGPMKGRTHKGEMSWDTTKMHQTWQMDGMADCILNGKPEPNISGEEGLKDMKVIEAIYKSIAAGGKKVPV; encoded by the coding sequence ATGAAATCTCGTCGTGATTTTCTTCTCAAGATTGGTGGCTCGGCATTAACCCTGCCTTTGGTATCTGCACTAACGCCAGCGGAGGCCGCAGTACTTCCTGAAACTAGCCCTGTCGCTGACAAACAACTTCGGGTGGTCTTGGTAGGCCTTGGAAGTTATGCAGAGCGGGTGGCTACTGCCATGAAAGACTGCAAAATAGCCAAGTTGGTGGGAGGAGTAACGGGAACACCCGAAAAAGTCGGAAAATGGTCGGATAAATTCGGTTTGGACAAAGCCAATTTCTACGATTATAAAGACTTTGAAAAAATCAAAGATAATCCCAACATCGACGCGGTGTACATTACGCTGCCCAATTCAATGCACCACGAATATACCCTTCGGGCCGCCAAAATGGGCAAACACGTCATTTGTGAAAAACCTATGAGCGTCAGCGTAAAACAGGCACAAGAGATGATTGCAGCCTGTAAAAAAGCCAATGTGAAGCTATATATTGGCTACCGACTGCACTTCGAACCCTATACCCGCGAATTGATACGGATGCGAGAATCGGGTGAATTAGGCAAAATTATGCACGTAAATACTTATGACGGCTTCAAAAGTGGCAACCCTAATCAATGGCGACTCAAAAAAGCCCTCGCGGGAGGAGGCGCCCTGATGGATGTCGGTATTTATTGTATTAATGGTGCTCGCTACGCCACGGGTGAAGAGCCTATTTGGGTTTCGGCAGAAGAAGCCAAAACTGACCCCGTGAAATTTAAGGAAGTAGACGAGACCGTGACCTGGCAAATGGGTTTTCCTAGTGGAGTAATAGCTTCTTGTTCAACTACTTATAATTTCAATAATTTTGAACGCCTCTACGTAATTGGCGAAAAAGGCTTTGTCGAACTCGGCCCTGCTTTTGGCTACGGCCCCATGAAAGGCCGCACCCATAAAGGGGAAATGAGCTGGGATACGACCAAAATGCACCAAACTTGGCAAATGGACGGCATGGCCGATTGTATTCTGAACGGAAAACCTGAACCCAACATATCGGGCGAAGAAGGTTTGAAAGATATGAAAGTGATAGAAGCAATTTACAAATCTATTGCGGCGGGAGGTAAAAAAGTGCCTGTTTAG
- a CDS encoding TolC family protein: MKKWLLAFALGVSVLVHVQAQQKYTLQQCITIALENNLQLRQLMLQVQTNQNVFEQSKWQRYPTLNFSGSQGLQSGRNIDPFTNQFVEQTVNFSNFSVNTGVNLFNGYQQKNIIKQNQTNVLATQKDVESNRNTLILNVASSYISVLNNQEQLEFARRQAETTRLQLDRTDRLVKAGSLSQINLYDIQSQLANDELSIVNAQNNIELSKLTLKQLLNLPASEVFEITPIALPAPSTTTPYDATLEQVYNAAIKYLPDLDAANLRIESAKTGIEIAKGAKLPSITLGGGLSSSFSSAAPKQRFVGDGGASRVVDVPSTTRYVSYGGFTVPVIEKVTVPSGAIQDFGYFDQLNFNRNASLSLSLRMPIFNGYQVKYRIANAMIQQKNLEYQAQIVQNQIRQTVEQAYYSMVNAAKRYEATSRQIESLELSFKAAELRFNAGAINATEYNIAKNNLDRSRASLIQAKYEYLFRTKILDFYQSKPISLE, translated from the coding sequence ATGAAAAAATGGTTACTCGCCTTTGCGCTGGGTGTTAGCGTATTAGTCCACGTCCAAGCTCAACAAAAATATACCCTCCAACAGTGCATTACGATTGCGTTGGAAAACAACCTGCAATTGCGGCAATTAATGCTGCAAGTTCAAACGAATCAGAACGTTTTTGAACAGTCAAAATGGCAGCGTTATCCTACCCTCAACTTCAGCGGAAGCCAAGGTTTACAATCAGGACGTAACATTGACCCGTTTACCAACCAGTTTGTGGAGCAAACGGTCAATTTCTCCAACTTCTCGGTCAATACGGGCGTCAATTTGTTTAATGGTTATCAGCAAAAAAATATCATCAAACAAAACCAAACCAACGTTCTTGCCACCCAGAAAGATGTCGAGTCAAACCGCAACACCTTGATTTTGAATGTTGCTTCGAGCTATATTTCCGTATTGAACAATCAGGAACAACTCGAATTTGCCCGTCGTCAGGCCGAAACTACCCGCCTGCAATTAGACCGCACGGATAGATTGGTCAAGGCAGGGTCTTTGTCGCAAATCAACCTGTATGATATTCAATCGCAGTTAGCCAACGACGAACTGTCGATTGTCAATGCACAAAATAATATCGAACTGTCGAAATTGACGTTGAAACAACTCCTCAATCTGCCCGCAAGTGAAGTATTTGAAATAACCCCCATCGCACTGCCAGCGCCCTCTACGACAACCCCATACGATGCTACCCTAGAACAAGTCTACAACGCGGCCATTAAGTATTTACCCGATTTGGACGCGGCTAACTTGCGCATTGAAAGTGCCAAAACGGGCATTGAAATTGCCAAAGGTGCAAAACTTCCCTCCATCACTTTGGGCGGAGGGCTTAGTTCTTCGTTTTCCAGCGCGGCCCCAAAACAACGTTTTGTAGGTGACGGTGGCGCTTCCAGAGTCGTGGATGTTCCTTCTACTACGCGCTATGTATCTTATGGCGGTTTTACCGTCCCAGTCATTGAAAAAGTGACCGTCCCGAGCGGTGCGATTCAGGACTTCGGGTACTTTGACCAACTGAATTTTAACCGCAACGCCTCCCTTTCCCTTTCATTACGGATGCCTATTTTCAACGGTTATCAGGTAAAATACCGCATTGCAAACGCCATGATTCAGCAAAAAAACTTGGAATACCAAGCGCAAATCGTCCAGAACCAAATTCGTCAAACGGTTGAGCAGGCTTATTATAGCATGGTCAACGCCGCCAAGCGCTACGAGGCCACTTCCCGACAAATCGAGTCGCTTGAATTGTCGTTTAAAGCCGCCGAGTTACGTTTTAATGCAGGAGCTATCAACGCCACGGAATACAACATCGCCAAAAATAATTTGGACCGTTCACGCGCCAGTTTGATTCAAGCCAAATACGAGTATCTTTTCAGAACCAAAATTCTGGATTTCTACCAAAGCAAACCTATCTCTTTAGAGTAA